In one Massilia endophytica genomic region, the following are encoded:
- a CDS encoding GNAT family N-acetyltransferase — protein MIRIEAEDPESADAAQLIGELSAALAAITGDSGKASFSADDVRGAGGCFVVARDAQGRALGCGAVRPLEDGVAELKRMYARPGSRGVGRAVLAYLESAAAAMGYRELWLETRLVNERATAFYLKHGYRRIGNFGKYEGNALAGCYAKRLT, from the coding sequence GTGATCCGCATCGAAGCCGAAGACCCCGAATCGGCCGATGCGGCGCAGCTGATCGGCGAACTGTCCGCCGCGCTGGCCGCGATAACCGGCGACAGCGGCAAGGCGTCGTTCAGCGCGGACGATGTGCGCGGCGCAGGCGGATGCTTCGTGGTGGCGCGCGACGCCCAGGGCAGGGCGCTCGGCTGCGGCGCCGTGCGGCCGCTGGAGGATGGCGTGGCGGAGCTGAAGCGCATGTATGCACGGCCCGGAAGCAGGGGCGTGGGGCGCGCCGTGCTCGCATACCTTGAGTCGGCGGCAGCGGCCATGGGCTACCGCGAGCTGTGGCTGGAAACGCGGCTCGTGAACGAACGCGCGACGGCCTTCTACCTGAAGCACGGCTACCGCCGCATCGGCAATTTCGGCAAGTACGAGGGCAATGCCCTGGCGGGCTGCTACGCCAAGCGGCTTACTTGA